The following nucleotide sequence is from Diospyros lotus cultivar Yz01 chromosome 3, ASM1463336v1, whole genome shotgun sequence.
TTCCCTTGGATGTTTCCCCAAGGCTGGAGAATTAGGCGACGAAATGGGAGGGGAAAGCCAGGTCATGTTCCAGGATCCGGGTAGGGAAGGACCCCAATAAGGTGGCGCTGAGTAAATTGTTATAGGATAGCCCAAAGGGCCAAAATTAGGCCGAGGCATCGCAGGGTTCCATTGAGACGAATTCCATGGACAAGGCCATGCAAAGGGCTGGATATTTGATATGGCTGATTCTTGCAAAACCGAGTCGCTTCCCTTGTCTACTGAATCTGAAACTGTGATCGAAGACCTACTTGAGTAACCAACCCCATCTTCTCTCCCTCTGCTGGAAACACAAGTTTTCTGTTCCGGTCTGTGAATTCTGTTCTGGCCACAATTCTGTGACTTCTCTGCATTGCTTAATGCAGAAGCCGGGGATTCGCCGAGAGGCGTGTCTGAGCCGAAAGCAAAGACAGTGTCATTGGATGTTAAGGCAGCAGCAGGGTGGTGAATCCCATTGGCAGCCCCTTCTCTGGCAGCTTGGAGGGCTTCTGAGACCATCATGTGTCGATAATACGAGGCAGAGGAGCTCTTGTTCTTGCGCCGACCAGAGCCAACCGGGACGTTCCTCATCGTCCCTCCATCTGTCCAGTATCGCTGACAGTTTTTGCAGAAATGTCGGGGCTGGTTAACGTTGTAGTTGTTGTAGTAGCAGAACTTGGTGTCCATGCTACTGCAACGAGGGCATGGAAGTATTTTGTCCGGCTTCTTGTGAATCCTCTCTTGCGAAACGCTACTTTCACTCTGCTCATTGCTCTTGGGAACTTCGGGTGAATCGCCTTCCTTGTCGACGGAGGGCGTTCCCGGGTCCGGGTCCTCATCAAATGATATTGCTGGATCTTTTAGCTCTTCTGCACTGGGGTTGGAGCTACTATCCTCCTTTTCCGCCTTCTCGGCGATTTCACTTTCCGAAGGTATCTGAAATCTCGAATGGAATTGCCATCACAAATAAGACCCAGCAGAAGCTATAAGCAGTAACAATGAATTGATGAACAAGTACTTTCTTCCTTATGATTTAAGGGTAATTTAGATTTAAATTGACAAGAACTAATTGATCATACATCATAAACGGACGATCGGATGCCTCTAGATAGATAAGAGAATTGTGACAAACCAAAGCCTTGAAGGAACAATTCATTAGTGCCTCAGCTGCCTAATAGAGGCATAGAAACAGAGTAATCCAGAGCAGGGGAAATTTATAAAGAAGAGGATGCACGAATTCAGATTcttaaattaaggaaaattattcCGACTTAATAAGAATCAGCTCAACCCAGTAGAATTTACAGAGAAGTTGATGTGAAGAAGCATGCAAATGCATCGATCAGCGAATTCCAGAtcagttaaattaaaaatttgaacgGGCTGACTGCTACAGAAAGTCTTGGGGTTGGAAAAACAGAAAGTTTAACGCAGAGAGAAAAGACTAAATggaagtttttctttctttttgacctCAGAGTAACAAAAATGATGCTTGACCAGGTTTAAGCAGTAAACCAGCCATAGCTGACATCTCATCTAGAGATTTAGGGTATAGTTAACGTTGATACTGATCGTCAAAAACTTCAAAGAAACCCCAAAGGCCAAAAAGCTGCAAATTGTGTTCTTAAATAGCCCTTTTTGCTTATAAAGAAACCCTtgcaaaagagaaggaaaaaaaaaaaaacacgaaGCATAAACCTAGCTGATAATCCACA
It contains:
- the LOC127796253 gene encoding cyclic dof factor 3-like — translated: MSELKDPAIRLFGKTIPLLPADQIASAVAVGHPPDFNQLVSPADKNCSRVGDADEEDSKIPSESEIAEKAEKEDSSSNPSAEELKDPAISFDEDPDPGTPSVDKEGDSPEVPKSNEQSESSVSQERIHKKPDKILPCPRCSSMDTKFCYYNNYNVNQPRHFCKNCQRYWTDGGTMRNVPVGSGRRKNKSSSASYYRHMMVSEALQAAREGAANGIHHPAAALTSNDTVFAFGSDTPLGESPASALSNAEKSQNCGQNRIHRPEQKTCVSSRGREDGVGYSSRSSITVSDSVDKGSDSVLQESAISNIQPFAWPCPWNSSQWNPAMPRPNFGPLGYPITIYSAPPYWGPSLPGSWNMTWLSPPISSPNSPALGKHPREDDMLKPSNSGKEEASKENSRGSCVWIPKTLRIDDPSEAAKSSIWSTLGFKSEKADAMNGRGLFKTFQSKGDERRHMTETSLVMQTNPAALSRSLNFHESVQ